In Gloeocapsa sp. PCC 73106, the following proteins share a genomic window:
- a CDS encoding ATP-dependent Clp protease ATP-binding subunit, whose protein sequence is MFERFTEKAIKVIMLAQEEARRLGHNFVGTEQILLGLIGEGTGVAAKVLKSMGVNLKDARTEVEKIIGRGSGFVAVEIPFTPRAKRVLELSLEEARQLGHNYIGTEHLLLGLIREGEGVAARVLENLGVDLSKVRTQVIRMLGETAEVAAGSTNQGRNKTPTLDEFGSNLTQMASEGKLDPVVGRQKEIERVIQILGRRTKNNPVLIGEPGVGKTAIAEGLAQRIANKDIPDILEDKRVVTLDIGLLVAGTKYRGEFEERLKKIMDEIRQAGNVVLVIDEVHTLIGAGAAEGAIDAANILKPALARGELQCIGATTLDEYRKHIERDAALERRFQPVMVGEPTVAETIEILYGLRERYEQHHKLSILDEALEAAAKLSHRYISDRYLPDKAIDLIDEAGSRVRLLNSQLPPAAKELDRELRQILKEKDDAVRAQNFDLAGEMRDREMEIKAQIRAIASTKKTESDNENPVVDAEEIAHIVASWTGVPVNKLTESESEKLLHMEDTLHQRLIGQEDAVKAVSRAIRRARVGLKNPNRPIASFIFSGPTGVGKTELTKALAAYFFGSEDSMIRLDMSEYMERHTVSKLIGSPPGYVGYNEGGQLTEAVRRRPYTVVLFDEIEKAHPDVFNMLLQILEDGRLTDAKGRTVDFKNTLLIMTSNIGSKVIEKGGGGLGFEFAEDKTESQYNRIRSLVNEELKNYFRPEFLNRLDEIIVFRQLNKEEVTEIAEILLKDVFSRLTDKNITLEVTNKFKERLVEEGYNPAYGARPLRRAIMRLLEDALAEEILSGKISEGDKAIVDTNDEGKVVIIKEKKQLFAPVAE, encoded by the coding sequence ATGTTTGAACGCTTCACAGAAAAAGCCATCAAGGTAATTATGTTAGCCCAAGAGGAAGCGCGCCGATTGGGTCATAATTTCGTAGGTACAGAACAAATCCTTCTCGGTTTAATCGGAGAAGGGACAGGAGTAGCAGCCAAAGTACTAAAATCTATGGGAGTTAATCTTAAAGATGCTCGCACAGAAGTAGAAAAAATCATTGGTCGCGGCTCGGGCTTCGTCGCAGTAGAAATACCATTTACTCCTAGAGCAAAAAGAGTCCTAGAACTATCTCTAGAAGAAGCGCGTCAACTAGGACACAACTACATCGGGACAGAACACTTGCTGCTAGGGTTGATTCGTGAAGGAGAAGGCGTAGCGGCAAGAGTTCTAGAAAATTTGGGCGTAGACTTATCTAAGGTTCGTACCCAAGTGATTAGGATGTTGGGAGAAACAGCAGAAGTAGCCGCGGGATCTACAAACCAAGGCAGAAATAAAACCCCAACCCTAGACGAATTTGGCTCCAACCTAACCCAAATGGCGAGCGAAGGAAAGCTAGATCCAGTAGTAGGAAGACAAAAAGAAATCGAGCGGGTCATCCAAATTTTAGGACGTAGAACCAAAAATAACCCCGTACTGATTGGAGAACCCGGAGTAGGCAAAACAGCGATCGCTGAAGGACTAGCCCAACGCATCGCCAACAAAGATATACCCGATATCCTAGAAGACAAAAGAGTAGTAACTCTAGATATAGGCTTACTCGTAGCAGGAACCAAATATCGCGGGGAATTCGAAGAACGTCTGAAAAAAATTATGGATGAAATTCGTCAAGCCGGAAACGTAGTACTGGTAATAGACGAAGTGCATACCCTGATTGGAGCAGGCGCAGCCGAAGGAGCAATAGACGCAGCCAATATCCTCAAACCAGCCCTAGCACGAGGAGAACTGCAATGCATAGGGGCCACCACCCTCGATGAATATCGCAAGCACATCGAAAGAGACGCAGCTTTAGAGCGTCGTTTTCAACCAGTTATGGTAGGAGAACCCACCGTCGCTGAAACCATCGAAATTCTCTATGGTCTAAGAGAACGCTACGAACAACACCATAAACTGAGTATTCTAGACGAAGCTTTAGAAGCAGCAGCGAAACTATCCCACCGCTATATCAGCGATCGCTATCTACCAGACAAGGCCATCGACTTGATCGATGAAGCAGGATCAAGAGTACGTCTACTTAACTCTCAACTCCCACCCGCAGCCAAAGAGTTAGATAGAGAACTACGTCAAATACTAAAAGAAAAAGACGACGCGGTAAGAGCACAAAACTTCGACCTAGCAGGAGAAATGCGCGATCGCGAAATGGAAATCAAAGCCCAAATACGCGCGATCGCCTCCACCAAAAAAACCGAGTCAGATAACGAAAACCCCGTAGTAGACGCCGAAGAGATCGCCCATATCGTAGCCTCTTGGACAGGAGTCCCCGTCAATAAACTCACCGAGTCTGAGTCGGAAAAACTCCTACACATGGAAGATACCCTCCATCAGCGTCTCATCGGTCAAGAAGACGCAGTAAAAGCCGTATCCAGAGCCATTCGCCGCGCCCGGGTAGGACTGAAAAACCCCAACCGACCCATCGCTAGCTTCATCTTCTCCGGACCCACTGGAGTCGGAAAAACCGAATTAACCAAAGCCCTAGCTGCTTATTTCTTCGGCTCAGAAGACTCGATGATCCGTCTGGATATGTCCGAATACATGGAACGTCACACCGTCTCCAAATTAATCGGCTCACCACCAGGATACGTCGGCTATAACGAAGGTGGACAACTCACCGAAGCGGTACGTCGTCGCCCCTACACCGTCGTTCTTTTCGACGAAATCGAAAAAGCTCACCCCGACGTCTTCAATATGCTACTGCAAATCCTCGAAGATGGTCGCCTTACCGACGCTAAAGGTCGTACCGTAGACTTTAAAAATACTCTACTGATCATGACCTCCAACATCGGTTCCAAAGTCATCGAAAAAGGCGGCGGTGGTCTGGGATTTGAATTCGCTGAAGATAAAACCGAATCCCAATACAATCGGATTCGTTCTTTAGTCAACGAAGAGCTGAAAAACTACTTCCGCCCAGAATTTCTCAACCGTCTCGATGAAATTATCGTCTTCCGTCAACTAAACAAAGAAGAAGTCACCGAAATCGCCGAAATTCTCCTCAAAGATGTCTTTAGTCGTCTCACCGACAAGAACATCACTCTAGAAGTGACGAACAAGTTCAAAGAACGTCTAGTAGAAGAAGGTTATAACCCTGCCTACGGCGCACGTCCCCTACGTCGGGCGATTATGCGTTTGCTAGAAGACGCCCTCGCAGAAGAAATACTCTCGGGTAAAATCTCTGAAGGGGATAAAGCGATCGTTGATACCAACGACGAGGGTAAAGTGGTAATCATCAAAGAAAAAAAACAGTTATTCGCACCAGTTGCTGAATAA
- a CDS encoding DUF502 domain-containing protein: MLQRFKQDLKNDLIAGLLVVIPLATTIWLTYTIATWVINFLTRIPKQINPFETLNPILTNLLNFFVGLAVPLLFILIIGLMARNIVGRWLLGTGEQVLQSIPLAGSIYKTLKQILETLLQESKTRFSRVVMLEYPRKGVWSLAFVTGVVSPRIQSHLNQTLLSVFIPTTPNPTTGWYAIIPEADVLTVNIPIEDAFKIVISGGLVSPDYPNSLPSPIPPENLSNNLSGERQEN; encoded by the coding sequence GTGCTTCAACGTTTCAAGCAAGACTTAAAAAATGATCTAATTGCAGGACTGTTAGTAGTGATCCCCCTCGCTACTACCATTTGGCTGACCTATACCATTGCAACTTGGGTAATTAATTTTTTAACCCGCATTCCTAAACAAATTAATCCTTTTGAGACCCTCAATCCCATCCTCACCAATCTACTCAATTTTTTCGTAGGTTTAGCCGTACCCCTGCTATTTATCCTAATCATAGGCTTAATGGCTCGTAATATAGTGGGTAGATGGTTATTGGGGACTGGGGAACAAGTACTACAAAGTATACCCTTAGCGGGTTCTATCTATAAAACTCTCAAACAAATTTTAGAGACTCTACTACAAGAATCTAAAACTAGATTCAGCCGCGTCGTCATGCTCGAATATCCTCGCAAGGGTGTTTGGTCTCTTGCCTTCGTGACTGGTGTGGTTAGCCCAAGAATCCAATCCCATCTGAATCAAACTCTGTTGAGTGTTTTTATTCCTACTACGCCTAATCCTACTACGGGATGGTATGCTATTATACCGGAAGCCGACGTGCTCACGGTTAATATCCCTATTGAAGACGCCTTCAAAATTGTGATCTCTGGCGGACTCGTTAGCCCAGACTACCCCAATTCTCTACCTAGCCCAATTCCTCCAGAAAACCTCAGTAATAATCTATCGGGCGAAAGACAAGAAAATTAA
- the nusB gene encoding transcription antitermination factor NusB — protein sequence MSILQPRRIAREIALLSLSQVQGKMETLEQEELGNLLLEAIRTLSSVIRSDLETASAEVQRANERLLSSETRSSTITSARTMLQEALELTQSSINRLGYAVELPEFMQLVDQAQVREYALTLIGTVKRRNKEIEENIENVLSDWHFSRIAKLDQDILKIAVAEILYLDIPHKVAINEAVEIAKRYSDPEGYRFINGVLRKVTNALK from the coding sequence ATGTCTATACTGCAGCCGCGTCGCATCGCTCGTGAAATAGCTCTGTTGAGTCTGAGCCAAGTCCAGGGAAAAATGGAAACTCTGGAACAAGAAGAACTCGGTAACCTCCTACTCGAGGCTATTCGCACTCTGAGTAGTGTAATTCGCTCCGATCTCGAAACAGCATCGGCAGAAGTACAGAGGGCTAATGAGCGTCTTTTGAGCAGTGAGACCCGCAGCAGTACTATTACCAGCGCTCGCACCATGCTTCAAGAAGCTTTAGAGTTGACCCAAAGCTCGATTAATCGTTTGGGTTACGCGGTAGAATTACCAGAATTTATGCAACTGGTAGATCAAGCCCAAGTACGAGAATACGCACTGACCTTGATTGGTACGGTAAAACGCAGGAACAAAGAAATAGAAGAAAATATAGAAAATGTACTCTCAGATTGGCATTTTAGTAGAATCGCCAAACTCGATCAGGATATACTCAAAATAGCCGTAGCAGAAATTTTATACCTGGATATTCCTCACAAAGTCGCCATTAATGAAGCCGTAGAAATAGCTAAACGTTATTCTGATCCAGAAGGATATCGCTTTATCAACGGTGTACTACGTAAAGTAACCAACGCCCTCAAGTAA